The DNA region TTCAACCTGCTGCTGATCCCGATGCCCATCATCTGGGGCTGGCATACCGAAATGTTTCCGGTCAACGTGTTCGGCTGGACCATCCTGATCGAGTTGGGCGCAAGTCTGGCATTTGCGCGGTTTGCTCATATGCTGCTGTCGAAACTGGCGCTGCGCAGGTTGATCGTGATCGCTGCGTCAATCCTGGTCGCGAGCGCGCTGATTTACGGGCAGCTCAATCTGGGCATCTCCTTTGCGCAACTGCCCGGCGCTCTTAGCCGCGCCCTATTCTCCTTTTGCGCAGGCATGGCCGTTGCCGTGGCCCGGCGCGATGGCGCGGCGTCGCCTGCACTGTCCTTCGCGACTATCGTGCTGCTTACGATCATCCCGATGGCAATCCCGTTAAGTGGCGGACTGCAGATCGCCCGCGACCTCATCATGGTGTTGCTGGTTTTCCCCGTCCTGGTTTACGCGTCGCTATCCTGCCCCATCGACCGGTTCATCCACCGGATCGCCACAACATTGGGGAGCGCGTCCTACGGCGTCTATATCCTGCAGGTGCCGATGGTCGCCTTCGTCGCCAGCGCGCTCACGGCGCTGGGATGGCGACCGTCCGTCGCGCTCGGCCTGACGTTCGCCGCTGGACTGCTGGTCTTTGCCGCGATCGTCGATCAATATATCGATCGCCCGTTTCGGGCCTGGTTGCTGCGGATGATGACGCGATGGGGGCAGAGGGCGCCCGGCGGACGAGGGATGGTCGCACCTTAATCGTTGCGAGCGACGAACGGGACGCTATGGTCGCCGCGTTCTTCAACAGGCGACCGCGTAGTTCATGACACCTCCCTGGCTTCTTCCCGCATTTGTCCTGGTTCTTGGCTATCTGCTCGGCTCCATCCCCTTCGGTCTGATCCTGACCCGCGT from Sphingobium sp. HWE2-09 includes:
- a CDS encoding acyltransferase family protein — translated: MHANFVALDGLRGVAALAVLFFHIPNFTGIMLLPGAYLAVDLFFCISGFVLTYAYLDRLRAGMSMGHFMLRRIIRLYPLYLLSGLLALGYIVTLGSADNFRGNGPVCFLFNLLLIPMPIIWGWHTEMFPVNVFGWTILIELGASLAFARFAHMLLSKLALRRLIVIAASILVASALIYGQLNLGISFAQLPGALSRALFSFCAGMAVAVARRDGAASPALSFATIVLLTIIPMAIPLSGGLQIARDLIMVLLVFPVLVYASLSCPIDRFIHRIATTLGSASYGVYILQVPMVAFVASALTALGWRPSVALGLTFAAGLLVFAAIVDQYIDRPFRAWLLRMMTRWGQRAPGGRGMVAP